TCCATCGGATCGGCAACGGGTTGGTACAAGCTCGGGATCATCGGCTGGCAGTAAGTGCCGACGTAAACGCCCAAGTCGCGCAGCTGCTTCATCTCGTCGAGCAGCAATTTATTTAATTCCAGCAGCGGATGATCCAGCGTCGCGCGATTGCCGATCTCTTTAGCGAGCTTGGCCAACGGCAGCAACTCTTCGAAGTCGGTGTGGCCGAAGCCGATGCCGACATTTTTCTCCGCCGCCATTTCCATGATCTGCTTAACTTCCGGCAGGACTTTGCCGTCTTCGCTGCACAGCCGTACACCTTCGTGGTCCGGATAGCCGGCGCTGCGCCAGAAACCGTAGGAAGTGAACGACGGGAACCAGATCATCTTGAAATTGGGATATTGCAGACCGACGCGGACGTATTCGGGACGCATGCCTAAACACATGCCGACGCCGCCTTAGACTTCGACGCGATGGGTGAGTTCGCCGCGGGCGATCATGTCGTCGATATGGCGCTGAGTTAAATAAGCCGAGGTCGCGCTGGTGTTCCCGTGATCTTTGAAAGCGATGGCGCGCATGCCGCACTTGGACGCTTCGATGGCGATCTGAATCATGTCCTGGGAACGGTGCACGAAATCGGGATAAGCATGAATATGGCAGTCGATGGCGCCGTCGAGCAGTTCGTTCTCGATGCCCGGATAGATTTTCAACATCTCCGGGTTGTCTTTGAGCATCTGATAAAAATAATCCTTGGCGTTGAGCTCCCGCGCCCGCGCCACGGACAACGTCCGCCCCAACATCAACTCCTCGGCGGCCTTCCCATCTGCAGCAAAATCACACATTAGAAAATCTCTCTTCAGGTCTCGTCAATTTTGAATTTGGAATCTGTAATTTGAAATTGCCTAGCTGTTCCCCCACGCCTCGAAAAATCTCCGCGCGTCTTCCACTACCGGTTCGGTCACCGGCACGTAGGGAATCACCATGCGGGTCACGCCGACCTCTTCGAAGGCTTTCATCTTCTCTTTGATCTCGCGCACATCGCTGGCCGGCACGACGGGCAGTTTATCCATATACTCGTCGGTCAACGCGCCCATCGCCGCTTTGAAGCCGCCCTTTTGAAACGCTTCGTGGATCGCGCTCACTTCTTTGTCGAAGCCCATGCCGCGCAGCATGTCGCTGTAATGATCGGCGATGTTATAGAAGGTCAGCACCTGGCGCAGCTTGGCGCGGGCAAGATTCTTGTCGGGGTTCAATGAGACCCGCGACTTAGCGATGATCTCGATCTTGCTCGGATCGCGGCCGGCTTCGCGCGCGCCTTCGTGGACGCGGGCGACGATCTCTTTGACTTTGGCCGGCGTCGCCATATTGATGACGATGCCGTCGGCGATCTTGCCAACCAGTTTGGTCATCTGCGGCCCTAACCCCGCCAAGTAAACCGGCACGTCGGGAAAACTCGGTTTCCAGGAAAGCTGAAAGCGTTTGCCGGTATTGTAAATCTCGCCCTCGTATTCGACGCGCTCGCCGCGGGCGACTTTGCGCGTGACGTCGATATATTCGTGCGCGCGCTTCAATGGCCGGTCGAACACGCCGCCATGCCAACCGGCGATCGCCTTGTTGGCGACGCCGAGTCCGAGCAGCAAGCGGCCACCGGATAAATCTTGCAGCGTCGCTGATTGAATGCCGAGGGTCACCGGACTGCGGCCGTAGATATGATAGATCGCCGTGCCCAATTTAATTTTCTTGGTCCGGCTCGCCACCGCCGACAGCATGACAAATGGATCCGTGCTGTTCGATTCGCCTTTCCAAAACGCGCCGAAGCCGGCTTGCTCCGCCACCTCGATCAACCCCGGCACCTCCTGCGCCGGATAATGGGCGGCGGAATTTATCTCAACGTCGAAAATCATTTTGCCGTCCCTTCCGTCACTTAAACCTTGAGCGAAGCAGATCTCGGGTAAATTATCGATAGGTACCGGTCAAGTCAAACCGCGCCAGCAAATGATCTTAGATGAATTTGTTCCAATCGTAGGGGCCGGCCGCGACCGGCCCTCTCGTACGCACGCCTACGGCGTCGCCTTCGCTTTGCGCGCCAGGTTGTCCAACTCGGTTTTCAATTTCTGGCTGTTGGTAAAAAATTGCTCTAAAGAAACTGCCGGCACCCATCCCGCGTCCACCGGTTTGAGAATGCCATTGTAGTCCATCACCGTGGAAAACTTGCTGCGCGCGGCGTAATCGTTGAGCCCGTTCATGCCGATCATCAAGCCGCTAATGATCAACGCCGTCCACAGGCGCGAGCGCCGGCGCAGAGGTGAAGCGAAACCGAGATGGCCGTAGACCAAAGCGGCAAGGATCAATCCAGAACCGAACAGCGCCGCCGACCAAAGCACCGGCAGCGCGGGAAAGAAAAATTCCAACCATTCGGCCCATAGGCTGAGCAACGTGAAGCCGATCACAGCGCTGCCGGCGATGGTCACATGCTGGGGAAAATGAAAACGGCTGACCACGATCCGGCTCGCCAACGCCCACAACCCGGCCCAACCGAGCAGCGTGCCGATCATCGGCAGAGGTTCGCTGATGATATTGATCGCTTTCACCCGCGCTACGCTGGACATGAAAGATTCCAGACCGAACATGACAAGAGCCAACAACCCGACCGCGATGGCAGCGTACGGCGAAACCAAGCGCGACACTTTTTCACGACCATCGAGCGCCGTCGGCGCCAGCGGATGATCGATACTGCAATAGCGTAGAGTTGTATGGCCGATGCGGAACTGAGTTCCCGATTGCAGCTCTAGCGTTGAAATCCGCGCATCGGCATTGTCGTGCAAGCCGTTAACGCTATCGAGATCGCGCGCCAGCAATTTTCCCTGCTCGTTCAGCGCCAGTGCCAAATGCATCGGACAAACAAAAGCGTCGTTGAGAATAATCTGATTGCTATAAGCACGGCCGATGTTGAGCGGCCAGGCTTCAATGCCGTGGCGCTCGATCACCTGCCCTTTGGCGTCGAGAGTTTCAATGTAACCTAACGGCGCCACTTGATGTTCTCCAGATAGCGCCGGCTGATCCCTTGCACATTGTCGAAGCTCACGCCGGACAAACTCAGCGTCGTCACCAGGCCGGCGTTGCGCGAACCGAGCGGCGCGGCTTTGAAGATGGCGTCATACAAACCCGGCAGTTTGAGATATTGGCGCGCGCACAGCACGGTTTTGAGCTTGCCGCCGTTGCCGATGACGTTGCGCGTCTGGCAGCGAAATGGCGTGACTTCTTCTTCGTTGCCGAACATCGCCGCATTGCCGGCTTGAAATTGACCGGCGTAAAGCGTGAAAAAGCGCAGCGGATTGAGTTCGTCTGTGGACAATAGTTGATGAAAGAAGCGAACGATGCCCGAGGACTGTTCGCTCGACACGAAAATATAATCGTCGGTCGAACAATCATGACTGACCGACACATAGGGCAGCTCCTTGCGCCGCACCGCGTCGGCCCAGCAGTGAAAAAATTCCGCCGGCTTGGTCGGCAAATCGTAGGGGCCGAGCGCCACCCGCGCCGAACTCGCTTCGAACATGCCGGCGAGATAGCGCGTCTGATTGGCGAGAATCTGCTGCCCGACTTCGGTGAGAAAACTCGCCGGCGCCGGATTGTCGGTCTTGGCCGTGCGTTCGAGCAAGATCGCCGCGCGTTCGGCGGGCACGAGAAAACTGATCTGATTGCCTTCGGTGGCGACGTTGATGCCGACGACTTTTCCCGATTGAGTAAGCGTCGGCCCGCCGCTCATGCCGGGATTGAGCGAACCGGTAAAATGAATCTTCGGGTAGAGCGTATGTTTGAGCAGACCGTTATGCGTGCCTTCGACGATGGTCAAGCCGAGATCGCGCGGATGGCCGAGAGAATAGAGCCGCGTCCCCTGCTCCACCGCTTTGGAATCCAACGCGAGAAAGCTCTTCGGCCGGCGCTCCGAGCGCAGCACGGCTAAGTCATATACTACATCGACGCCGAGAATCGTCGCCGCGCCGGTTTGGCCCGCGACATCGGTGATCTCGAGTCGATAGCGCTCGGGAGAGTGAACCAGTTTTGAAATGACATGATAGTTGGTCACGATGCGGCCGCGCCCGTCGGCGAAAAAACCCGTGCCCAGCGAAGCCTTGGCCGCCGAACCGGTCTCGACCACTTCGATCTTTACTACATGCTCGGAAAACTGCTTGAAGATTTCCGGCGTGCTGCCCGGCGACGGTTGAGCGGAGAGCGCGTGCCGCGCCGGCCCCAACGTCAGTAAAAAAACCAGCGCGGCGATGTAACGAATCGATTTCATCCTAGACATTTTCGCTCACGAATGGAAATCAGCGCCCACCTTGAGTAACGCCTTGCGCTTGCAGCGCGATGAAAGCGTCATCGTTGTAACCCAATTCGGCGAGGACTTTAGCGCTCTGTTCGCCGACCAGCGGCGGCGGCGTGGAAGTTTGTTTGGCGAGATTGTCAAAGCGCACCGGTCCGCCGACGAACTTGAGCTTTCCCGCTTTGGGATGTTCCAATTCTTCGATGAGATCGAGATGGCGCACCTGCGGATCGTCGAGCACTTCGGCAACGTCATAGAGGGGCACCGCCGGCACGTCATGGGCGTCGAGAATCTTCAGCCATTCACCGCGCGTCTTGGCTTTAAACGTCGGCGCCAGAGCTTGTTCCAGCGCCTGGTAATTCTGCCGCCTGTCATCGCGAGTCTTGAATCGCTCGTCGGCGGCGATGTCCATGCGCTCTGTGGCTTTGAGTAACGCCAACCAAAATTTCTCCGGCACCGAACAGTGAATCGCCAACGGCTTGCCGTCTTGGCAAACCAACGCGAAGGCGTGGGCGTTCTTCACCCGCGCCATGCGGTTCGGCACGTTGCCCGTGCGCAGGAAGCCGGCGGCGGTCTCACCGATAAACGACAGCGTCGCTTGCAACAGCGACGTTTCCACTCGGCAGCCGACGCCGGAATTCGCCCGCGCCAACAACGCCGCGAGAATGCCGTAAGCGGCGGAAAGTCCTGTGACGTAATCAGACAACGCCATGCC
The Deltaproteobacteria bacterium genome window above contains:
- a CDS encoding LLM class flavin-dependent oxidoreductase, with the translated sequence MIFDVEINSAAHYPAQEVPGLIEVAEQAGFGAFWKGESNSTDPFVMLSAVASRTKKIKLGTAIYHIYGRSPVTLGIQSATLQDLSGGRLLLGLGVANKAIAGWHGGVFDRPLKRAHEYIDVTRKVARGERVEYEGEIYNTGKRFQLSWKPSFPDVPVYLAGLGPQMTKLVGKIADGIVINMATPAKVKEIVARVHEGAREAGRDPSKIEIIAKSRVSLNPDKNLARAKLRQVLTFYNIADHYSDMLRGMGFDKEVSAIHEAFQKGGFKAAMGALTDEYMDKLPVVPASDVREIKEKMKAFEEVGVTRMVIPYVPVTEPVVEDARRFFEAWGNS
- a CDS encoding CoA transferase, coding for MPVKILDNITVIECATYVTGPYATALLADLGARVIKIESAPDGDPYRYFAPDPAFSFNFAHLNRNKESLVLDLKATKGKEICLELLKKADVFVENFRPGTADRLGIGSETLKQLNQKLIYCSISAFGQTGPYAEKPGFDTLGQAMSGLLSLLSDPNDPKVMGMALSDYVTGLSAAYGILAALLARANSGVGCRVETSLLQATLSFIGETAAGFLRTGNVPNRMARVKNAHAFALVCQDGKPLAIHCSVPEKFWLALLKATERMDIAADERFKTRDDRRQNYQALEQALAPTFKAKTRGEWLKILDAHDVPAVPLYDVAEVLDDPQVRHLDLIEELEHPKAGKLKFVGGPVRFDNLAKQTSTPPPLVGEQSAKVLAELGYNDDAFIALQAQGVTQGGR
- a CDS encoding serine protease, which encodes MSRMKSIRYIAALVFLLTLGPARHALSAQPSPGSTPEIFKQFSEHVVKIEVVETGSAAKASLGTGFFADGRGRIVTNYHVISKLVHSPERYRLEITDVAGQTGAATILGVDVVYDLAVLRSERRPKSFLALDSKAVEQGTRLYSLGHPRDLGLTIVEGTHNGLLKHTLYPKIHFTGSLNPGMSGGPTLTQSGKVVGINVATEGNQISFLVPAERAAILLERTAKTDNPAPASFLTEVGQQILANQTRYLAGMFEASSARVALGPYDLPTKPAEFFHCWADAVRRKELPYVSVSHDCSTDDYIFVSSEQSSGIVRFFHQLLSTDELNPLRFFTLYAGQFQAGNAAMFGNEEEVTPFRCQTRNVIGNGGKLKTVLCARQYLKLPGLYDAIFKAAPLGSRNAGLVTTLSLSGVSFDNVQGISRRYLENIKWRR
- a CDS encoding FHA domain-containing protein; the protein is MAPLGYIETLDAKGQVIERHGIEAWPLNIGRAYSNQIILNDAFVCPMHLALALNEQGKLLARDLDSVNGLHDNADARISTLELQSGTQFRIGHTTLRYCSIDHPLAPTALDGREKVSRLVSPYAAIAVGLLALVMFGLESFMSSVARVKAINIISEPLPMIGTLLGWAGLWALASRIVVSRFHFPQHVTIAGSAVIGFTLLSLWAEWLEFFFPALPVLWSAALFGSGLILAALVYGHLGFASPLRRRSRLWTALIISGLMIGMNGLNDYAARSKFSTVMDYNGILKPVDAGWVPAVSLEQFFTNSQKLKTELDNLARKAKATP